The Hirundo rustica isolate bHirRus1 chromosome 31, bHirRus1.pri.v3, whole genome shotgun sequence genomic interval CAGGAGAAGGATGAATAGtaggaggaagaggagtgtaAAGAAGAGTAGGgacacaggaggaggaggagcaggaagaggaggcacCACAAGGTTCCACCCCTCCCTGTATCTTCCGACTCCCCCCCAGCCCATGGAGCATCCCCTCCCATCATGCAGCAGGTGATGGGGGAAGATGATCCATGATTTTCACAGGGGTGAATCTTGGTGTTTCTGAGCTGGCTAAATGTGCTCTGGTTTTTTGAGGGGGCTGAATCTTTATATTTTGTTAGGGGTTTTGGCTGAATCTTGCTGTTTGGGGAGTATTTGTTCTTCATCTTGATGTTTGAAGGACTTCTAGGCTGAATCTTGGTGTTTTGGATGTTCTTCCAGACACAAGATGCCAAATGACTTCCTGAGATGAACTTCAGCAAAGGGGAACCCTCAGCCCAAGGCACTCTCctcttgttttttcttgcaAACCAGGATTTTTCATTCCCAAAGCGTGGCCGGATGGAGGACGAGGAAAAGCTTCAGATATGCCCTAagagcagaggctgcaaacccagCCTAGGGACCTGCCTTTGCCAGGAAGGCAGCTGGAGCttcaggcagagctcagagctggtggAGAAGCCTCATGACAGGGAAAAGCCTTACAagtgcttggaatgtgggaagggtttTAGACAGAGCTCCAGCCTTCTCCAGCACCAGGTGATCCACACTGGAGaacggccctatgagtgtggggaatgtgggaagagcttcagccacagctcaAACCTGATTCgacaccagaggatccacactggggaacgaccctatgagtgtggggaatgtgggaagagcttcagccagagctccagtctgatccagcaccagaggatccacaccggtgaacggccctacgagtgtggggaatgtgggaagagcttccgCCGGAAGGGCTACCTGAGGGaacaccagaggatccacacagGGGAAAAGCCCTATGAGTGTAGGGAATGTAGGAAGTGCTTCAGCCACAACTCCCTGCTGAAGGaacaccagaggatccacactggggaaaagcCCTACAattgtggggaatgtgggaagagcttcagcaagATTGCCCACCTGATCCAGCACCAagtgatccacactggggaacggccctacacttgcttggaatgtgggaagagctttggaTGGAGTTCTGCTCTGAGAAAACaccagcgcatccacactggagagaggccctatgagtgtcctgagtgtgggaagaggtttcagatcAGTTTCAATCTCCTCCTACAtcagcggattcacacagaggagaggcccttccgctgccctgactgcgggaagggcttcaaccgCAACTCCACTCTCACTGtccaccggcgcatccacaccggggagaggccctacgagtgtcctgagtgtgggaagagattCTCACAGAGCACTCATTTGACCCAACACCAACAGAGGCACCACTAAGGGAAGCCATGCAAGCACCACAAGTGCAGGAAGAGCTTCGGGTGGTGCTTCAACTTCATCCCCTGTGGGAGCATCCACATCGGATGATCCCCAGTGACCCCCTTGTGCAGAGCCGTGGTGACCCCTGTTCCAAGTGGTTCCTGTTGAGTGGGGGGAAAGTGTTGGAgagatttctttcccttctccttatACTGCCTTGATTTTTTTGGTAATAAATTTACTCCCTGTGTTCAGGCTTGGTCTGTTTTTCCCATGCTAGTGCTCGGGCTGGGATCACTACCGTTCCTTCTCTCAACTCCCGGCCCTCACCTCAGCCAATCAGAGAAGGCAGTGAACAAAATTCGGCTAGCCAGAGCAGGTCTAAAGACTCATCTGTTGCCAGGAAGACCCACAATGCCCAGTGTTCCGAACCCGGGCCCCAGCTTCCTCACCCAGTCTCAACCCCTCTGCGGATTCCCCCCAAGTCCCTCCCCACTGCCCTTCAGTAAAGAGGACCAGAGCAAACTGGGAAGCTTTACTGAGAACACCGGGAGAAGCTGGGTGGGGCCAGAATGACAGTGGGGATGAGGGGACACAAAACCCCCTGAGAatcagtgctgggatggagtGGGGGGTGTCCCAGACAGGCCCAAGGCCACAGGGAGGGGCTGTGGCTGtttccagctcaggagctggCCTGGGGGACGCAGGGGTAAGCACACGTGCTCCAGGGGAGGAGGGACACAACCTCCAGGACCCCCCTCACCTTCTTGTGCAGGTAGAAGCCGAGCCCCAGCACCAGAAAAATGAAGCCCAACATGAAGCCCCCAATCCCTGTCAGCATCTTGCTGCAGGCGGCATCTCTGGGGGGGTCTTCATGGgccaggacaccccaaaagTACTCACAGGCTCCCCAAGCCCCTCCAAGAACCCTCCCAATCTCTTCCCAGCCTCCTCAGGACCCACCAAtgctcctcctgtccctctcaGGATCCCACATCCCCTCCCAGTTGTCCTCCACCAACCCAGGACCCCCAAACCTTCTCCATGTCCCTTTCCAGCCCTACCAGTCTCTTCCCAGCACAAGCAATCTCCTTCCAACCCCCACTTTCCAATCCCCAGTCTTCTAGCCCCTCCAGGCTCACTCAAATCCCTCCAGCTTAcacccagcacccccaaacTCCCTCCCagtgtccaccaggacccctgGAATGCCATCCCACCATCTCCAGCATTCTTCAAACTCAGCCCTTCCAGACCCATTAGCCCCTCTCCCAGTTTAAACCAGGCTATCTCAAATTCCTCCCTGTTAATCGCAGCACACCCCAATCCCCCTCCCAGGCCCCCCAGTACCTTTCCCACTGCCCCCAGTGATGTGGGGGCCAGGCCGTGCCTCATTGCTGGCTCAAGGAGTGCTCCAGGCCGACATGCTccacctggcagctggaggtgaccctgtgccagggagcgTTTCCAGCAGTACCAGGAGCTGGTGGGTCCAGTCCCCATTGGGGACCACATCAGTGGCTGCCTATCATAGGTTactacaattttattttctagttacAGAGAAATGTGTAATGTGTTTCCTTGCCAGGACCTTAGAGTTGCTGGGaccggggtgggggggtgggggggcggggcagggaggacagggacctatcagaaagctagccaagatattggcagctaatttAACCAATAAGAATGTCAATGTGActttggaaaagacatttaaaactctcatcTCCAGCAGATTGCTCTCTTGCTTTTAAGatagccatgaggtaacataTCATAGGCAGCTGGGGGGCCtgggtcaggccctgctgccgTCTGAGCAGGAGCTGTTCCCTGCATGGGAGCGGCCTGGGTTGAGccctttctcctggctgccagtgggaagagaaaaaagaacgGCTCAGCAATGCTATGtgtttacagctttgtggcagctccgagctggaccgccctggatgagactgaggggtggaaaagaaAACCTCCACCGGCTTCCCCTGTTAGCGAAGCATTTCATCtttacagccctgcagcccagggcagagagcacatggtccctgcaggcctgggcagatttaaccctttcctagcagcatggagcttctaaagcacaacccttccttgagaaagagaagaaagaaaacagagggtacacagaacagacactgcatgaaatCAGTGGATTataagtgaaagaactgataatattattggaataggattgaagaagtggacatttttaactggatttCTCTGAGGTgaactatggagaaatggactgttctttgtagcttcttagtgttgttggggagaatgctatttctaatcaaaattaaggactgatgtgattgagatttaattgagaactttaaagcccccactcctgggtcaaAAGAAAGTCAcagcctttgagatgaagatgattttagactaaaagaagtatttgtaaatagtacctCAAGTATACTGAGAAgccttgctgatagaacatcacagctctgggcagttgcagatgtgtgacattaagagccactagactattttgtcttgtggcaaatgtctccataaaaaccctagagagactcttctcctaaagtaatgaataGTGAAACTGATTGAAAATCACAAGTTATGTCTTTCGATGTTGGCTTATAAGAAAGTTAGTTTGtagagggaaggaagagtgttttgaaatttcattctgttttggtttgggttttctttttcccaaatttcttttttttttcattcttttagtgtgtgttaataaaactattttgttcatttttaaacttaagcctgctttgattttttctcctaatctctctcctacagaaaaagaacaCTAAGAGGCCTACAATACCACATGCCCTGAGAGCtcctgctggccctggagcCACTTCATCTGGATCTAGGCAGGGTAGAAATCCATCATGGAGCAGAGCACATGGCCAGGGCCGGGCTGGCAGTGCTCCAGTGCTCAAGTGCCCCAGTGAGATGGAAacactgggaggcactgggagagAGCGGGGACACACTGGGATCAGTTGGGGGAAACTGAGAGAGATGAGGGAGGGCTGGTGTAGCATTGAGAGGGACTGGGTATGAAATTGGAGAGAGTGGGGGAATACTGGGAGAGAGTGGATTGGGGCAATAGCAGAGAGGGTGGAGGTCTGGGATTGGACTGAAAAGGATTTAGAATGGACTGGGGGGGCATTGGAAGAGGAGAGATTTGAAGGGGCACTGGGCAGGCATTGAGAGAGAGGGTGGAGGTCAGGGAGTGGAATTAGAAGGACTGGGAGTAGACTGGGAATGGAATGGCTGTGGACTGAGGAATTGGGACTCTGGTGACACTGGGAGGGACTGTGAGGACACTGGGAGATGGATGGGATGGACTGGGGGGACCCACTGGAGTCACTTGGGGTGAGGGGGCAGGAGGCCCAGGGGATGGGCACAAGGAGGTCTGAGGGCTCTGGGGTGATTCCCAGAGAGGTTTTGAGGGGCTCCAGAGTAATTTCCAGGGCAGGGCCTGAGGGGACATGCTCTGCCCCACACTCATCTGTGTGCTCTACAAGGAACGACGTGGACAACTCATAGTTGTGCCGGCAGTGCCTGTCCGCCGCAGCCCATCTGTACTCCCTCTATTCCGGGTTGCTGTTCCAGTACCTGGCAACTTCTCCCCACAGGAGGTGTCCCCCATGTACAGCCCCACATCGTTGCccaagggcaggagctgctcccggtTGTAGATGTTCCGATCCACGAAGCTCACCCAATCAGTGCCTATGATTATTGTATTCAGAATGGCTGAAATAATGATATGACTCCAATCTTCTTGGAGGGCATATATAGCAATGTTTATTAGAAACAcactctttttatacactgttCTGATACACTGAACATGATTGGGTATTCAAACTGGCACCCTTTCGTAAACATTTTTACAAGTAAACAAGTTGGAAAGGAAGTAGGTGCAGAGATTAGAAATTGTTGGAATATCTTCTCACAGCTCCCCCAGAGCAAATGCTTGAGAAAGTCTATCTGACTTTCTTTCTCACAggcttttgctgctgcctgatgcctaaaaatttctctttgacCACTGTCAGCATCCACAATTCACCCTTTCTGTTTTGAGGTGGAAGGCAGTGTTTGTAGTCTCCTGCAGGGCCTTTGCAGGAAGGAGAACGAACACAGCAGAAATCACCTTTAGTAATTTGACCGTTAGTAGATAGAATGTCAGTTGGACACTGACTTAGAATGATCAGGGAAGTCCTCTAGCACATGCCATCAAATTCTTCATGCACCAACATCAAGTCTTGCTGTTCATTCTTGCAAGGAATCAGACTAATTCTAATACAGTAAACAAAATGTTGTTAGTCTGCTCAAAGAACTGGCAGTCTAACTTGTCAACACTCACTACACtagaagcaaaagaagaaagaggatgCTCATTCTCTACTTGTAGAGAGACCATTTGATTGACGATCAGCATCCTGATCATCATTCAAATGTTGCCTATTGGCCACATTCAGGTTTTGGTGTCGCAAGTCAGGGTGAACGCACCTTGCAGATATCCACCATACTCCAATATCTTGTGGAAACGCATGCATACCCACAACCTCAAGCGATAAGCTCACATGGGCCCTCCCACTTATAGTGGTTAGATCCCATACCGGGACATTCATTCGAGGCAGGTGCATCTCCCCTGAAGATTGCAATGAAGGAGAGTAATTTggaatgacaggattatttaaattttgtggCACTATGACGTGATTAATTGTTTATAGCTTTGCCCAACTGACTGTGCGGGATTTCTCCAGGCattctcccttttatttttagaacacGCTTTAAAGTTCCATGAGCGCATTCAAC includes:
- the LOC120764560 gene encoding zinc finger protein 239-like, with amino-acid sequence MNFSKGEPSAQGTLLLFFLANQDFSFPKRGRMEDEEKLQICPKSRGCKPSLGTCLCQEGSWSFRQSSELVEKPHDREKPYKCLECGKGFRQSSSLLQHQVIHTGERPYECGECGKSFSHSSNLIRHQRIHTGERPYECGECGKSFSQSSSLIQHQRIHTGERPYECGECGKSFRRKGYLREHQRIHTGEKPYECRECRKCFSHNSLLKEHQRIHTGEKPYNCGECGKSFSKIAHLIQHQVIHTGERPYTCLECGKSFGWSSALRKHQRIHTGERPYECPECGKRFQISFNLLLHQRIHTEERPFRCPDCGKGFNRNSTLTVHRRIHTGERPYECPECGKRFSQSTHLTQHQQRHH